The nucleotide sequence ACGACCGCATCTCGTTGGAACCGGGTGAGCTGGGGTGCTCGACCGGGCTGTTCGTGTCACCACCCCGCTGACCGGGCCCAGACCGTCGAGGTCGCCGCGCGGTCACCCCTCGTCGCGCAGCCGGGCGTGCAGGTGTACGTCGTGCCAGCCGTCCGCGTGCCACCACGCCCGGCGCAGCGTGCCCTCGACCGGGTACCCGAGCCGGTCCGCCATCCGGCAGGAGGCGCGGTTCTCAGTCGAGTGCCGCAGGTCCAGCCGGTGCAGTCCGAGGCGGTCGAAGGCCCACGCCTGCACCACCCGTACCGCCGCGACCGCGACGCCCCGGCCACGCGCGGCCGGCAGCACCCAGTACGACAGCTCGGCGGACGCCTGGTCGAGCCGGATCTCGCGGAGTCCCACCTGGCCGACCGGCTCGCCGGTCCGCTCCGCCAGCACGGCCCAGCTCGCGTCCGTCTCCGCCGCCCAGCGGGCCGGCCACCGGGCCGTCCAGTCCCGCGCCTCGGCCTCGTCCGCCATCCGGCGCAGGTGCCAGCGCTGGATCTCCGGACACTCGAAGGCCCGCCGCACGGTGCCGGCGTCGCCGACCCGCCACGGCCGCAGCGTCAGCCCGCCGTCCGCGCCGAGCCGGGGCTGGCGGACGGCGCGCAGCGAGCCGGCCGGGAGGACCGGCGGCACCAGCATGGGCACCCGTTCATGATGGCCGACAACATCCACATCCCGGTGTCAGAGTCCTTCGTCGAACTCGCCGTCCCGCGTCAACCGGTCGCGGATCCCTCGCAGGTGCCGGACGAGCGGCGCGATCTCACCGGTCTCCAGTCCGAGTCGCTCCGGCGCGTTCAACCGGCTGACCAGCGGGCGAGCCGCAGCCAGTCGGTCGAGGCCCAGCGGCGTGATGGAGATGCCGGCTGCCTGGCCGCGCCGCGCCGGCCCGTCCCGGGCGACCAGGCCGGCCCTGATCAGACTCTCCACCAGGGGGTCGATGCTCTGTGGGCGCACCATCAGCGCGTGCGCGAGCTGGGTCTTGGTGAGGTCGTCGCCGTCGGCCAGGCAGGCCAGTACGCCGAACTGCGTCGGGCCGAGGCCGGCTGCGGCGAAGGTCGCGCGGAAGGCGCGCGAGGCGACGTGCGCGGTCTGCACCAGTTCCCAGAGCACCAGGAGTTCCTCGCCGGAGTCCGCGTCGCGCGGAGCGGTGTGCGGGTCCCCCGGCGCGATGCCCGCTCCCTCGGCGCGGGCGGTCACCGCCGCCATCCGGTCAGCAGGCGCGCGGCGGTGGCGAGCAGGGGCGTGCCCGCGCGGACGGCGAGGCGGCCGGCCGGGGTGGCCGCCGCACGGATCCACCGCACGGGTCGCAGCGACTCGCGGACGGGCCCGGCGGCGCGGACCCGCAGTCGCGACTCGTAGTCGTGTACGGCGACCACGGTGGTCGCGT is from Micromonospora sp. WMMD1102 and encodes:
- a CDS encoding GNAT family N-acetyltransferase: MLVPPVLPAGSLRAVRQPRLGADGGLTLRPWRVGDAGTVRRAFECPEIQRWHLRRMADEAEARDWTARWPARWAAETDASWAVLAERTGEPVGQVGLREIRLDQASAELSYWVLPAARGRGVAVAAVRVVQAWAFDRLGLHRLDLRHSTENRASCRMADRLGYPVEGTLRRAWWHADGWHDVHLHARLRDEG
- a CDS encoding MarR family winged helix-turn-helix transcriptional regulator, whose product is MAAVTARAEGAGIAPGDPHTAPRDADSGEELLVLWELVQTAHVASRAFRATFAAAGLGPTQFGVLACLADGDDLTKTQLAHALMVRPQSIDPLVESLIRAGLVARDGPARRGQAAGISITPLGLDRLAAARPLVSRLNAPERLGLETGEIAPLVRHLRGIRDRLTRDGEFDEGL